The following proteins are co-located in the Sulfurospirillum deleyianum DSM 6946 genome:
- a CDS encoding phosphatidylserine decarboxylase, which yields MQRYPKFKSSIASRVFGVFASKEFPPALQIAINKSYVSTMKVDLSEFEEAKNYPSLNKLFTRKLKHKRLFNINEKTLISPCDSTISAYGKVKHDLALQIKGFSYSVRALLGDYIAKQEKDRLEGGDFVNFYLAPRDYHRYHVPIDMRIAKAVHIPGKLYPVNFKWLKKIEGLFVENERVVLECYTKENQLFYMVFVGALNVGKISFTFDERIQTNAQGALQQCYLYDNLWMKKGEELGMFEMGSTIVMLFEKESVSLELKDIAHIKFGQALGELSGKTTHCDTQRNEQGDAPLIP from the coding sequence ATGCAACGTTATCCAAAATTTAAAAGCTCCATTGCGTCTCGTGTTTTTGGCGTTTTTGCGTCAAAAGAGTTCCCACCAGCCCTTCAAATCGCTATCAACAAAAGCTACGTTTCGACGATGAAAGTTGATTTGAGTGAATTTGAAGAGGCAAAAAACTATCCAAGCCTTAACAAACTCTTTACACGAAAGCTCAAACACAAACGTCTTTTTAATATCAATGAAAAAACGCTTATCTCTCCGTGCGATAGTACCATTAGTGCGTATGGCAAAGTAAAACATGACTTAGCCCTTCAAATTAAAGGCTTTTCGTACAGTGTCCGTGCGCTTTTGGGCGATTATATCGCTAAACAAGAGAAAGATCGCCTTGAAGGTGGTGATTTTGTCAATTTTTATCTCGCTCCAAGGGATTACCACCGTTACCATGTTCCTATTGATATGCGTATTGCCAAAGCGGTACACATTCCTGGAAAACTCTATCCTGTCAATTTTAAATGGCTTAAAAAAATTGAGGGACTATTTGTGGAGAATGAACGTGTGGTGCTAGAGTGCTACACCAAAGAGAACCAACTTTTTTATATGGTTTTTGTCGGGGCGCTCAATGTGGGAAAAATTTCATTTACGTTTGATGAGCGTATTCAAACCAACGCCCAAGGCGCTTTACAACAATGCTATCTTTACGATAATCTTTGGATGAAAAAAGGAGAAGAGCTAGGGATGTTTGAGATGGGATCAACCATTGTGATGCTCTTTGAAAAAGAGTCTGTTTCCTTAGAATTAAAAGATATTGCACATATTAAATTTGGACAAGCACTAGGAGAATTGAGTGGAAAGACCACACATTGCGACACTCAGAGAAATGAGCAAGGAGATGCGCCTCTTATACCTTGA
- the dbpA gene encoding ATP-dependent RNA helicase DbpA produces the protein MKKQTTPFNHLIQNSAMLETLTRLGYHNMTPIQEASLPFILEGRDIVAKAKTGSGKTLAFGLPLLLALHVKQMRIQSVVLCPTRELAEQVSAELRKLASFTHNIKIVTLCGGARFVPQCISLEHGAHIVVGTPGRILQHLQEKTINFEHIKTLVLDEADRMLDMGFYEDIEKIIAKMPKERQTLLFSATFPREIEQMCQEVQKEALQISVEEEQKSAPLSISQIALKVEEREKEATLEAFLLNEMPKSVIIFCKTKVAVSALQSSLYEAGFDALCLHGDLEQIARDENLLLFANGSAQILVATDLAARGLDIKDVEMVINYELPHTIEIYTHRIGRTGRMGKEGKAISFVTPSEESFLHELERVGFAFTCKDAREILPLHVKPKRAEFITLCIDGGKKQKVRAGDILGVLTKDIGLEGSLIGKIDILEKYAYVAIKREYADKAFNGLCATTIKNRRFKIWKLG, from the coding sequence ATGAAAAAACAAACAACTCCCTTTAATCATTTGATTCAAAACAGCGCTATGCTGGAAACTTTAACGCGTTTGGGGTACCATAACATGACCCCTATTCAAGAAGCTTCATTGCCTTTTATTTTAGAAGGACGTGACATTGTTGCCAAAGCAAAAACAGGCAGTGGCAAGACACTTGCCTTTGGTTTGCCGCTACTTTTAGCTTTACATGTAAAACAGATGCGCATCCAATCGGTGGTTTTGTGTCCCACGAGAGAACTTGCTGAACAGGTGAGTGCGGAGCTTCGTAAATTAGCGAGTTTTACACACAATATTAAAATCGTCACTCTATGCGGGGGCGCTCGTTTTGTGCCTCAGTGTATCTCTTTGGAACATGGCGCACACATTGTGGTCGGCACACCGGGGCGCATTTTGCAGCATTTGCAAGAAAAAACCATCAACTTTGAGCACATTAAAACACTCGTACTTGATGAAGCAGATAGAATGCTGGATATGGGCTTTTACGAGGATATCGAAAAAATCATCGCTAAAATGCCCAAAGAGCGTCAAACTTTGCTTTTCTCCGCCACGTTTCCCAGAGAAATAGAGCAGATGTGTCAAGAGGTGCAAAAAGAGGCGTTACAGATAAGCGTTGAAGAAGAGCAAAAGAGCGCACCTCTTAGCATCTCTCAAATCGCCTTAAAGGTCGAAGAGCGTGAAAAAGAAGCAACGCTTGAAGCGTTTTTATTAAACGAGATGCCAAAGTCGGTCATTATCTTTTGTAAAACCAAAGTGGCGGTTTCAGCATTGCAAAGCTCTCTGTACGAAGCAGGTTTTGATGCGCTTTGTTTGCATGGTGATTTGGAGCAGATAGCCAGAGATGAGAACTTACTGCTTTTTGCCAACGGCAGTGCGCAAATTTTAGTTGCCACCGATCTTGCTGCACGAGGACTGGATATCAAAGATGTGGAGATGGTCATCAACTATGAGCTTCCGCATACCATAGAAATCTACACGCATCGCATCGGCAGAACGGGGCGCATGGGCAAAGAGGGCAAAGCAATTAGCTTTGTGACACCTAGCGAAGAGAGCTTTTTGCATGAACTAGAAAGAGTGGGATTTGCCTTTACATGTAAAGATGCACGTGAGATTTTACCTTTACATGTAAAACCTAAAAGAGCTGAATTTATCACGCTGTGTATCGATGGCGGTAAAAAACAAAAAGTGCGTGCGGGTGACATTTTAGGTGTTTTAACCAAAGACATTGGTTTAGAGGGAAGCCTCATTGGCAAAATTGATATCTTAGAAAAATACGCCTACGTTGCCATAAAGAGAGAATACGCCGATAAAGCCTTTAACGGACTCTGCGCTACGACGATTAAAAACAGACGGTTTAAGATATGGAAGTTGGGGTAA
- a CDS encoding protein NO VEIN domain-containing protein: protein MSRYMLINGENQRIYNKFLEFKESFFDRGLSFFDKNIQLFDNDEVFDEFEQRCITNYDSSAKNHEEKFFKQLQGSSAKVRHYFANLSWLHDYPIYDKKIATKHNELKQFLDTYYIEENVEKSLAEAGIASYGNLRFRIYEDIVFLHFFIKEYRKTNSNPHDIIKDINLTKLRNELSDEKFNNVQAVPSRHMLNYLFNPDYYEPIVDSASKRKIVEFFNYDCFKQDIDDCIYQIRETQFGFEDSIYEYVLNNEDNSTRKSIATIIKYDKEDNKSDDLIILNCTADSNEDLFENAKRKLENGISAEELVYQSIKKNVDKKVFVNHFVKYYHAEIGIVVENFDKLIHYSKHYNRYAPFDLISTRGQELIFIEVKSTLGNEIYFSRSEIKFAYKHLDNYQVKVVKDKIIYDIDIKDTIKEVFETLYDNQQSWQCETIQFKVHFNN, encoded by the coding sequence ATGTCTAGATATATGCTTATTAATGGGGAAAATCAGCGTATTTATAATAAATTTTTAGAATTTAAAGAGAGCTTCTTTGATAGGGGTCTCTCTTTTTTTGATAAAAATATACAGCTTTTCGATAATGATGAAGTTTTTGATGAATTTGAGCAAAGATGTATTACAAATTATGATTCATCTGCTAAAAATCACGAAGAAAAATTTTTCAAACAACTCCAAGGTTCATCTGCAAAAGTAAGACATTATTTTGCCAATCTTTCTTGGTTACATGATTATCCAATTTATGATAAAAAGATAGCAACAAAACATAATGAATTAAAGCAGTTTTTAGATACTTATTACATAGAGGAAAATGTTGAAAAAAGTTTAGCTGAAGCTGGTATTGCATCTTATGGAAACTTGAGATTTCGTATTTATGAAGATATCGTTTTTTTACATTTTTTTATAAAAGAATATCGTAAAACAAACTCAAATCCGCATGATATTATTAAAGATATTAATTTGACAAAATTAAGAAATGAACTTTCAGATGAAAAATTTAATAATGTTCAAGCTGTTCCATCAAGGCATATGCTAAATTACCTTTTTAATCCCGATTATTATGAACCGATAGTAGATTCTGCATCTAAACGAAAGATAGTTGAGTTTTTTAACTATGATTGCTTTAAACAAGATATAGATGATTGTATTTATCAAATTAGAGAAACACAATTTGGTTTTGAAGATAGTATCTATGAATATGTCTTGAACAACGAAGATAATTCCACAAGAAAATCTATAGCAACAATTATTAAGTATGATAAAGAAGATAATAAATCTGATGATTTGATAATACTTAATTGTACGGCTGATAGCAATGAAGACTTATTTGAAAATGCAAAACGTAAATTAGAGAATGGAATCAGTGCTGAAGAATTAGTATATCAGTCAATCAAAAAAAATGTAGATAAAAAAGTATTTGTCAATCATTTTGTAAAATATTATCATGCAGAGATTGGGATTGTTGTTGAAAATTTTGATAAATTAATTCATTACTCAAAACATTATAATCGATATGCCCCTTTTGATCTCATTTCAACTAGAGGGCAAGAGCTTATATTTATCGAAGTAAAAAGTACTTTAGGTAATGAAATATATTTTTCGCGCAGTGAAATTAAGTTTGCATATAAACATTTAGACAATTATCAAGTTAAAGTTGTTAAGGATAAAATCATATATGATATTGATATAAAAGATACTATTAAAGAAGTATTTGAAACATTGTATGATAATCAACAATCATGGCAATGCGAGACAATACAATTTAAAGTTCACTTTAACAACTAA
- a CDS encoding YebC/PmpR family DNA-binding transcriptional regulator, with translation MGRAFEYRKAAKMKRWGNMSRVFPRLGRAIMMAAKEGGGDPESNAKLRTAILNAKAENMPKDNIDAAIKRALGKDAQTLSEVTYEGKGPHGSLFFVECATDNNTRTVANIKSAFKKSGAEMLNNGSLDFMFSRKAVFEFAKTPDMDIEALELELIDAGLEEIEEEDGVVLVYADYTNFGSLNSAFDSLGITLTKATLERIANTPLSFTEEQMVDIEKVIEKIEDDDDVQAVYTNIG, from the coding sequence ATGGGAAGAGCGTTTGAATACCGAAAAGCCGCAAAAATGAAGCGTTGGGGAAATATGTCCCGTGTATTTCCTAGACTTGGCCGTGCCATTATGATGGCAGCAAAAGAGGGAGGTGGTGACCCTGAAAGTAATGCAAAACTTCGTACCGCCATTCTCAATGCCAAAGCGGAAAATATGCCTAAAGACAACATTGATGCCGCCATTAAACGAGCGCTTGGGAAAGATGCCCAAACGCTTAGCGAAGTGACCTATGAGGGCAAAGGACCGCATGGTTCACTCTTTTTTGTCGAATGCGCCACCGATAATAACACCCGAACCGTTGCGAACATTAAAAGTGCCTTTAAAAAATCAGGCGCAGAGATGCTTAACAACGGCTCACTGGATTTTATGTTCTCACGCAAAGCCGTTTTTGAATTTGCTAAAACACCTGACATGGACATTGAAGCACTTGAGTTAGAACTCATTGATGCAGGGCTTGAAGAGATTGAAGAAGAAGATGGCGTGGTACTGGTTTATGCGGATTACACCAACTTTGGAAGCCTAAACAGTGCGTTTGATAGCCTTGGCATCACCCTCACTAAAGCAACCCTAGAGCGCATTGCCAACACCCCTCTTTCATTCACAGAAGAGCAAATGGTGGACATTGAAAAGGTCATTGAAAAAATTGAAGATGACGATGACGTTCAAGCGGTTTATACGAACATTGGTTAA
- a CDS encoding lactate utilization protein, whose protein sequence is MENLKKVYEKHGFELICIPNKEEALRVAMSFVKPQMRIGFGGSTSVKEIGLYEYVTSRKDITLFNQYESGISMEENVERRRQGLLVDLYICSTNALSKNGELINADGSGNRVAAQMFGPKKVLIIAGKNKLVETIEDGFKRIREVAAPKNLERMNNVAKSMGKVPRYTLETIGQKFSYITGDEVGRTSIILVDEDLGF, encoded by the coding sequence ATGGAAAATCTAAAAAAAGTGTATGAAAAGCATGGATTTGAGTTAATTTGTATTCCTAACAAAGAAGAGGCGCTTCGTGTGGCAATGAGTTTTGTGAAACCACAGATGCGCATTGGTTTTGGAGGCTCAACCAGTGTCAAAGAGATTGGGTTGTATGAGTATGTGACTTCACGCAAAGACATTACGCTCTTTAATCAATACGAATCAGGCATTAGCATGGAAGAAAATGTAGAACGAAGAAGGCAAGGGCTTTTGGTGGATTTGTACATTTGCAGCACCAATGCACTGAGTAAAAATGGCGAACTCATTAATGCTGATGGAAGTGGAAATAGAGTTGCGGCACAAATGTTTGGACCTAAAAAGGTTTTGATTATTGCGGGTAAAAATAAACTGGTTGAGACGATTGAGGATGGATTTAAGCGGATTCGTGAGGTTGCAGCACCTAAAAATCTTGAGCGCATGAACAACGTTGCCAAAAGTATGGGAAAAGTACCTCGTTATACTCTTGAAACGATAGGACAGAAGTTTAGTTATATCACTGGGGATGAGGTAGGTAGAACGAGCATTATTTTAGTCGATGAGGATTTAGGTTTTTAA
- the groL gene encoding chaperonin GroEL (60 kDa chaperone family; promotes refolding of misfolded polypeptides especially under stressful conditions; forms two stacked rings of heptamers to form a barrel-shaped 14mer; ends can be capped by GroES; misfolded proteins enter the barrel where they are refolded when GroES binds), with amino-acid sequence MAKEIQFSDNARNALYEGVKKLNDAVKVTMGPRGRNVLIQKSFGAPSITKDGVSVAKEIELKDTIENMGAQLVKEVASKTADQAGDGTTTATVLAHAIFKEGLRNITAGANPVEVKRGMDKAAEAIIAELKAMSKTVKDKKEIAQVATISANSDTVIGELIAEAMEKVGKDGVITVEEAKGIQDELDVVEGMQFDRGYLSPYFVTNPEKMQTVLEHPYILLFDKKISNLKDLLPVLEQVQKTGKPLLLIAEDIDGEALATLVVNKLRGVLNIAAVKAPGFGDRRKAMLEDIAIISGGEVISEELGRTLESATLADLGQASRIVIDKDNSTIVNGNGDKARIDARVAQIKAQIAETSSDYDREKLQERLAKLSGGVAVIKVGAATETEMKEKKDRVDDALSATKAAVEEGIVVGGGSALLLANAKIKLNVSGDEAIGAEIVTRALKAPLKQIAENAGFDAGVVANNVLTSTKANYGFNAATGEYVDMFEAGIVDPVKVSRIALQNAVSVASLLLTTEATITNAKEDKAPAMPDMSGMGGMGGMGGMM; translated from the coding sequence ATGGCAAAAGAGATTCAATTTTCAGACAATGCAAGAAATGCCCTTTATGAAGGTGTTAAAAAACTCAACGATGCTGTAAAAGTAACCATGGGACCACGTGGTCGCAATGTTTTGATTCAAAAAAGCTTTGGTGCGCCAAGTATTACAAAAGATGGTGTTTCTGTGGCAAAAGAGATCGAGCTTAAAGATACTATTGAAAACATGGGTGCACAACTGGTGAAAGAAGTCGCTTCCAAAACGGCAGACCAAGCGGGTGATGGTACAACCACTGCTACCGTTTTAGCGCATGCTATTTTCAAAGAGGGTCTTAGAAACATCACCGCTGGTGCAAATCCTGTGGAAGTAAAACGTGGTATGGATAAAGCGGCTGAAGCGATTATCGCTGAGCTTAAAGCGATGTCAAAAACTGTTAAAGATAAAAAAGAGATCGCTCAAGTGGCAACCATTTCAGCCAACTCTGACACGGTTATTGGTGAGTTAATTGCTGAAGCAATGGAAAAAGTGGGCAAAGATGGCGTTATTACCGTTGAAGAAGCTAAAGGTATTCAAGATGAGTTAGACGTCGTTGAGGGTATGCAATTTGACCGTGGTTACCTTTCTCCTTACTTTGTAACCAATCCTGAGAAAATGCAAACCGTTTTAGAGCATCCTTATATTTTATTGTTTGATAAAAAAATCTCTAACCTTAAAGATTTACTTCCAGTATTAGAGCAAGTTCAAAAAACAGGTAAACCTCTTTTACTCATTGCTGAAGACATTGATGGTGAAGCGTTGGCAACCCTCGTTGTCAATAAACTCAGAGGTGTTCTAAATATTGCAGCAGTTAAAGCGCCAGGTTTTGGTGATAGAAGAAAAGCAATGCTTGAAGATATCGCTATTATCAGTGGTGGTGAAGTGATTAGCGAAGAGTTGGGACGTACATTAGAGAGTGCAACACTAGCAGACTTAGGTCAAGCTTCTCGCATTGTCATTGATAAAGACAACTCAACCATCGTCAATGGTAACGGTGATAAAGCACGCATTGATGCACGTGTGGCGCAAATCAAAGCACAAATCGCAGAGACTAGCAGTGATTATGATAGAGAAAAACTTCAAGAGCGTTTAGCAAAACTCAGTGGTGGTGTTGCGGTTATTAAAGTGGGGGCTGCGACTGAGACAGAGATGAAAGAGAAAAAAGATAGAGTCGATGACGCTCTTTCTGCGACGAAAGCTGCTGTTGAAGAGGGTATTGTTGTGGGAGGTGGTTCTGCACTTTTACTTGCCAATGCAAAAATCAAGCTTAACGTAAGCGGTGATGAAGCGATTGGTGCAGAAATCGTCACACGTGCGCTTAAAGCTCCTCTAAAACAAATTGCTGAAAATGCAGGATTTGATGCGGGTGTGGTTGCAAACAACGTTCTTACAAGTACTAAAGCAAACTATGGCTTTAACGCTGCAACAGGCGAGTATGTGGATATGTTTGAGGCGGGCATCGTTGATCCGGTTAAAGTATCTCGTATTGCGCTTCAAAATGCGGTTTCTGTGGCAAGTTTACTGTTAACCACAGAAGCGACCATTACCAATGCAAAAGAAGATAAAGCACCTGCAATGCCAGATATGAGCGGCATGGGTGGTATGGGAGGCATGGGCGGAATGATGTAA
- the groES gene encoding co-chaperone GroES: MTFKPLGKRVLLERIEEATTTATGIIIPDNAKEKPLSGIVRAISPKVEEKGLVKLGDKVVFGKYAGTELTLDGKTYLVMNLDDILGVL; this comes from the coding sequence ATGACTTTCAAACCACTTGGTAAACGTGTACTTCTTGAGAGAATCGAAGAAGCTACTACAACTGCAACAGGTATTATCATTCCTGACAATGCCAAAGAAAAACCTCTTAGCGGTATTGTTAGAGCTATTAGTCCTAAAGTTGAAGAAAAAGGACTTGTCAAACTTGGAGATAAAGTTGTATTTGGCAAATATGCTGGTACAGAACTAACACTCGATGGGAAAACCTATTTGGTAATGAACCTCGATGATATTTTGGGTGTTTTATAA
- a CDS encoding tyrosine-type recombinase/integrase, translated as MPKKVLPLTDTELKKSKIQEKTYRLTDGAGLYLLVEPNGSKGWRLDYTRPNGGRNTISLGTYPTITLCEAREKRDELKKQIKKGVDPSLERKGVKELQREEKEADHAEEERKQNTFEKVARDFFESITIELVPKYHSSKLARLENHIFPYMGNIPIDQVSRLMIIEHLERLKAANKIETARRILNIIEQVYRYAVTHELAPHNIIADIDKRYVIGKKEVRHFPTITDPVEIGKLVRMIDEYPGDISTKYALKLAILTAQRPYNIRFAEWNEFDLERDVWQISAEKMKMKRPHIIPIILQIKTILRELEPFTKNRSQYLFPALTSNVRPISENTMNQALRRLGYTKEEIVSHGFRAMFSTIANEHIPEHGFHSDIIERHLAHSEQNKTKGAYNRAEYLNERRGLIEWWANFLDKVRMNKP; from the coding sequence ATGCCCAAAAAAGTTCTCCCATTAACCGATACAGAATTGAAAAAATCAAAGATTCAAGAAAAAACCTACCGTTTAACTGATGGTGCAGGGCTTTATTTATTGGTAGAACCTAATGGTTCAAAGGGCTGGAGGTTAGATTATACTCGACCAAATGGTGGTCGTAACACTATCTCATTGGGGACTTATCCTACAATTACATTATGCGAGGCAAGAGAAAAGCGTGATGAACTGAAAAAGCAGATTAAAAAAGGTGTTGATCCCTCTTTAGAACGAAAGGGAGTGAAAGAACTCCAAAGAGAAGAAAAAGAAGCTGATCATGCCGAAGAGGAACGTAAACAAAATACTTTTGAAAAAGTTGCAAGAGATTTTTTTGAAAGCATTACTATCGAACTTGTTCCAAAGTATCACTCATCAAAACTAGCTCGATTAGAAAATCATATATTTCCTTACATGGGCAATATTCCTATAGACCAAGTAAGTCGTTTGATGATTATAGAGCATTTAGAACGACTTAAAGCCGCAAATAAAATAGAAACTGCACGACGAATACTTAATATCATTGAACAAGTTTATCGTTATGCTGTTACACATGAGCTAGCTCCACATAACATTATTGCTGACATTGATAAACGCTACGTTATAGGCAAAAAAGAGGTACGACATTTCCCTACAATCACTGATCCAGTTGAGATAGGAAAACTTGTCCGCATGATTGACGAATATCCAGGTGATATCTCAACTAAATACGCGTTGAAGCTTGCTATATTGACGGCACAACGTCCATACAATATCCGCTTTGCGGAGTGGAACGAATTTGACTTAGAAAGAGATGTATGGCAGATTAGCGCGGAAAAAATGAAAATGAAACGTCCACATATTATTCCAATTATTCTACAAATAAAAACTATCTTACGGGAACTTGAACCTTTTACTAAAAATAGATCACAGTATTTGTTCCCAGCACTTACATCAAATGTTCGGCCAATTAGTGAAAATACCATGAATCAAGCATTGCGACGTCTCGGTTATACCAAAGAAGAGATTGTCTCTCATGGATTTAGAGCAATGTTCTCAACAATTGCAAATGAACATATTCCTGAACATGGTTTTCACAGTGATATTATTGAACGTCATTTAGCACATAGCGAACAAAATAAAACCAAAGGAGCATACAATCGCGCAGAATATTTGAATGAACGACGTGGATTGATTGAATGGTGGGCTAATTTCTTAGATAAAGTGAGAATGAATAAGCCTTAA
- a CDS encoding IS4 family transposase: protein MNLQEQILSAINTTLKNPIYQTLQLLNIKSILHRANFVKKREGVAPYLVVLHFVYMLVMNKKISSFMHQSNESFKKDTYYRLLQNSSYNWRKLLSLSTLKIIKLLHKVQDASSIKVFIMDDTVEGKTGKYIEGSRDGLWSNKEKRTIRGINVVSLNYSDGYSNFMIDFAMSMGNYARVKVEEFSTELDIRCNAYKRRMEIMEGKSKIALAMVKRAVHSGIYADYLLVDSWYSKPAFIQEMNDLGLKVISRIANNTKIWNFNDKEKTLNAMYEKHKKLKNAKVGTYGKKIRFSYFSTVVEHKNAGKLKIVFIKTTDNLIPIVSTDLELNDEEIIEIYKRRWDIEQGYKELREYFGFGQEENRIYEALIARMTLSFFAYNIVSYINRISHEPKTIGGLFKDLECELYTLSIAMQAFIEIMDKIAQIDEIVKNNKDFTSIIATLRSATQELLGFRCER from the coding sequence ATGAATCTTCAAGAACAGATCCTATCGGCCATAAATACAACGCTTAAAAACCCCATATATCAAACACTGCAACTCTTAAACATCAAGAGTATTTTACACCGTGCTAACTTTGTAAAGAAAAGAGAAGGCGTAGCCCCCTATCTTGTTGTATTACACTTTGTCTATATGTTGGTGATGAATAAAAAGATATCTTCGTTTATGCACCAAAGCAATGAGAGTTTTAAAAAAGACACCTACTACAGACTTTTGCAAAATAGTAGCTACAACTGGAGAAAACTTCTCTCTTTAAGCACTTTAAAAATCATCAAGCTTTTGCATAAAGTCCAAGATGCTTCGTCAATAAAAGTCTTTATTATGGATGATACGGTTGAGGGTAAAACAGGTAAATATATAGAGGGGAGTCGTGATGGACTTTGGAGCAATAAAGAGAAGCGAACCATTAGAGGGATCAATGTTGTTTCTTTGAATTATAGTGATGGTTATTCAAATTTTATGATAGATTTTGCAATGAGCATGGGAAACTATGCCCGCGTTAAAGTTGAAGAGTTTAGTACAGAACTCGATATCCGTTGCAACGCTTACAAACGAAGAATGGAGATTATGGAGGGTAAGTCTAAGATAGCATTGGCTATGGTAAAAAGAGCTGTACACAGTGGTATATACGCTGATTACTTGCTGGTTGACAGTTGGTACTCTAAACCAGCCTTTATCCAAGAGATGAACGATTTGGGTCTAAAGGTCATTTCAAGAATTGCTAACAACACTAAGATTTGGAACTTTAATGACAAAGAAAAAACACTGAATGCCATGTATGAAAAACACAAAAAGCTTAAAAATGCCAAAGTGGGAACATATGGCAAGAAGATTCGCTTTAGCTATTTTTCAACCGTTGTTGAACATAAAAATGCAGGGAAACTCAAAATTGTTTTTATTAAAACCACCGACAATCTCATCCCTATTGTCTCCACCGATTTAGAACTCAATGATGAAGAGATTATTGAGATTTATAAACGACGATGGGATATAGAACAAGGCTATAAAGAGCTCAGAGAATACTTTGGGTTTGGACAAGAAGAAAATAGAATCTATGAAGCACTGATTGCTAGAATGACACTTTCATTCTTTGCTTACAATATTGTCAGCTACATCAATAGAATCAGCCATGAGCCAAAAACCATTGGTGGATTATTTAAAGATTTGGAGTGTGAACTCTACACGCTTTCTATTGCTATGCAAGCGTTTATTGAAATAATGGACAAAATAGCACAAATTGATGAGATTGTAAAGAACAATAAGGATTTTACCAGTATAATTGCTACACTACGAAGTGCAACTCAAGAATTGCTGGGATTTAGGTGCGAAAGATGA
- a CDS encoding helix-turn-helix transcriptional regulator produces the protein MENIYSPVLREKKAAERLAVATSTLWLYTRQGKLKSIRLSPKVTVWLQSDLDAFIQSRIEDIEK, from the coding sequence ATGGAAAATATTTATAGTCCAGTATTACGCGAAAAAAAAGCGGCAGAGCGTTTAGCCGTCGCTACGTCGACACTTTGGCTATACACGAGACAAGGTAAATTGAAGTCAATACGATTATCACCAAAAGTGACTGTGTGGTTACAATCTGATTTAGATGCCTTTATACAAAGTCGAATTGAAGATATAGAGAAATAA
- the trbJ gene encoding P-type conjugative transfer protein TrbJ: protein MRTKTNSIVLIASLFLVTKVFGGAAAGGASEVTQILNNAQLIMQYAKQVEQYTTQLSSLSQQIQQTQAMLQNLQQLSPSQWSMFSRDLVQLKNLVQQSQGVTFAASNLDSQFSTMYPGYDSQFSSAGQSYSARNTTFSNQYKNINASTRANTNGALKSLNLQMEDFTSDDETMATLQAQSQSADGQMKVAQAANEIALHQTEENKKLRWTLMTQASTEAAWIAAQNEKETAQQALSERRISVEKTDKSNGKSIDTFIK, encoded by the coding sequence ATGAGAACGAAAACAAATTCAATTGTCTTAATTGCTTCATTATTCTTGGTTACCAAGGTTTTCGGAGGTGCGGCGGCTGGTGGTGCAAGTGAGGTAACACAAATTTTAAATAATGCTCAACTTATAATGCAATATGCCAAACAAGTTGAGCAATATACAACACAACTCAGTAGCCTATCTCAACAAATCCAACAAACTCAAGCAATGCTCCAAAATCTTCAACAGCTATCACCGTCACAATGGAGTATGTTTTCTCGTGATCTTGTTCAATTAAAAAACTTGGTGCAACAGTCTCAAGGGGTTACGTTCGCCGCGTCAAATCTTGACAGTCAATTTTCAACAATGTATCCAGGATATGACAGTCAATTTTCATCTGCCGGTCAATCTTATTCAGCCCGTAACACGACGTTTTCAAACCAATACAAAAACATCAATGCAAGTACCAGGGCGAACACTAACGGCGCGCTCAAGTCTCTCAATTTACAAATGGAGGACTTTACAAGTGATGATGAAACAATGGCCACATTGCAAGCACAAAGTCAAAGTGCGGACGGACAAATGAAAGTAGCACAAGCGGCGAATGAAATTGCTCTACACCAAACAGAAGAGAATAAAAAACTCCGTTGGACTTTAATGACACAAGCAAGCACCGAGGCGGCTTGGATCGCGGCACAGAATGAGAAAGAAACGGCACAGCAAGCTTTATCAGAACGTCGCATAAGTGTTGAAAAAACAGATAAATCAAATGGCAAATCAATAGATACTTTTATCAAATAA